In Bacteroides cellulosilyticus, the genomic stretch TGCACCAACAGGAATTGGAACTGCAAAATGTACAAAGCGCCTTAGACAACAGTCAACAAGAAGTAACCAGCTTTGCCGTATTTCTTAGAAGCCGTAACGAGTTGCTGGACAAAATACGTGAGATGATTAAGGAAGGGTATAGAATGGACAACCAAGCACTGGTTCCCCACTTAAAGAAGGTAAATGCTTTTATCAGCCAATACCAAAGCGGAGATAAGACCAATAATACATTGCTGCTGAGTGTTGAGGAGAAAAATAAAGAGTTTATCGAAAAACTCGTAAAGCAACACCCCAACCTCACACAAGGCGAAAAATATCTCGCGACCTTATTACGGGTGAATCTCTCTACAAAAGAAATCTCAATGATTACTGGAAGCACTCCCAAAACCATCAACATGAACCGTTACCGGTTGCGCAAATCACTCAACTTATCCACAGAAGAAGACTTAACTACATATTTGCAAAGTGTTTAACCCCATCCTTACACACAATAGCATTTTGTAGATATAACCCCAGAATTATATCACTATAAATCAAATAATTAAAGATTCCGTTGTAGTACAAATACTTCCTCTAAAAAGCCCTTTTGTAGATTAATTATAGAACTCCCAGATTGTGAACTTTGATAAATAACATTCTTATTTGTGGTGTGAAACACATTTTATTAACCTTAAAAAACCACACACATGGGTAGAATTATTAAGAATTGTTCCATGAAGAGAGTAGTCAAGTTAGCCTTACTCTTTGCTTTCCTGATTCCACTAAGTTCTTTAGCACAGAACATTCAACTGACAGGTACAGTAACCGATACAACAGGTGAAACCGTTATCGGTGCAAGTGTACTTGAAAAAGGTACTACAAACGGAGTGATTACCAATATAGACGGTAACTTCTCACTAAACGTTTCCCCTAAGGCAATTATCGTTATTTCTTATGTAGGATACACTACTCAGGAAATACCTCTTAACGGTGCAAAAAACATTAAGGTAGTATTGAAAGAAGATACTGAAATGTTGGAAGAAGTAGTAGTCATCGGTTATGGTACCATGAAGAAAAGTGATATGACAGGTGCCATTTCATCTGTTGACGTCGAAGAACTATCCAAACGTACCACCACTAACCCCGCCGAAGCGCTGCAAGGTAAAATCGCCGGTGTAAACATTATGAAAGCAGGTGGTAACGCCGGTGCCGGCGTACAAGTAAAAATTCGTGGCGTAAAGACTTTCGGAGATAACGAACCTCTTTATATCATCGATGGTTTCCCGGGTGATATAAATGCTGTTAACCCGCAGGATATTCAAGCTATGGAAGTACTGAAGGATGGTGCTGCCGCTGCCATATACGGTTCGGTTGCTGCCAATGGTGTAATCATCGTAACTACTAAAAATGGTAAGAAAGGCGAAACAAAAATAGATTTCAGTGCATACGTAAGTATGACAAATGTAGCGAAAAAGCTCGACTTGCTGAATGCAGAGCAATATAAGAAAGTACATACACAAATGTATGAGAACTGGAACGCTCATGTAATGAATCATAAGTCGCAATACGACCCGAAAGGTAACGGTGCATGGGAAAAACAAATATTGGAACTGGAACCTTACATGACCAAGAATACCGGCATCGACACTGACTGGCAGGATGCAATGATGCGTACCGGTCTTTCACAGAACTATATGTTCAGTGTAAGAGGTGGTAGCGAAAATGCCCAATATTCCGTTTCATACAATCACGCTGATGACAAAGGTATTTTCCTTGGCAATGATTACCGTCAGGATAATGCACGCCTAAAGCTGCACATGAGCAAATATATCTTTGATATTGACGCCAACATGGCTTTCAAATTCACAGATAGCAAACAGCCCGAATATCAGCTGAAAGAAATGTATATGATTTCTCCGCTGGTACCTATCTACAATGAAAATGAAGAATATGGCTTCGGTTTGACAAACTTCGATAACCTGCCCAACAATCGTAATGTTATGGCCGACCAGCACTACGAGAAATCTACAGATAAGAAGTATCATACTACCGCCAACGTAGCTTTAACTGCCAACTTCACTAAATGGTTGAGTTTCAAAACAAGTTATGCTTACCGTGGAGAGCATCAACGCCAAACTTACCATACACCGGCTTACATTTCCGACGTAAAAGCCAAGCGAGACTATCCGTATCATAGCGAAACCACCGCTTACTGGGAAGAGCATGTATGGGAGAATGTACTGAGTTTCAACAAAGCATTCGGTAAACATTCTGTCAATGCCGTAGCCGGTACTTCAACCATGGCTCGCAAATATACATGGAATTCTGTAGGCGTAGAAGGTAAATCAACAACTTATAAGGTAGAGGACGGGCAATTGGTAATCGGTGAACAACCAGGCGGTTTCCTCGATCCGGGCTTCTCTACAATCGGTGCAGGTGCAGGTGGTACTTACGACGGTGATGGAACTAAATGGGATTACAGACGCGTATCCTTCTTCGGTCGCATAAATTATAACTATAACGATCGTTATCTGATTCAGGCAACTGTACGTTCCGACGGTTCTTCCAAGTTTGGTGCTGACAACCGTTGGGGTTTCTTCCCATCAATAGCTGTGGGCTGGAGAATCAGTGAAGAAGAATTTTTTCCAAAAGGTATTGCGCTGAACAATTTGAAATTGCGTGCCAGTTGGGGACGTCTGGGTAACGAAAATGCCTTGGGATATTACGACTTCCTCGCTCTAATTTCTACTTATAACACCAAATACCAGGGATATGTAAAAGGTAACGGTGATAATGCATGGGCAGGAAGTATTGCCCGCGGGCTGGAGAATCGTTCGTTGAAATGGGAAACTACAGATACTAAGAATATTGGTCTTGACTTCGGTTTCTTCAACAACAAACTGACCGGTGCCATGAACTACTATTACAATCAAACCGAAGAACTCTTGATTACGAAAGCACTTCCACCTTCTGCCGGCTTGAACAACCCAATCCTGAATGTGGGTAAAATCCGCAACTCCGGTGTTGAAGTTGAGATAAACTGGGCTGACTCCAAAGGTGGTTTCGATTATAACATCGGTATGAATTTCAGTACAACCAAGAATAAAGTTGTAGAACTGGCAGACAAAGGACAGGTTCTTTACGGTG encodes the following:
- a CDS encoding SusC/RagA family TonB-linked outer membrane protein codes for the protein MGRIIKNCSMKRVVKLALLFAFLIPLSSLAQNIQLTGTVTDTTGETVIGASVLEKGTTNGVITNIDGNFSLNVSPKAIIVISYVGYTTQEIPLNGAKNIKVVLKEDTEMLEEVVVIGYGTMKKSDMTGAISSVDVEELSKRTTTNPAEALQGKIAGVNIMKAGGNAGAGVQVKIRGVKTFGDNEPLYIIDGFPGDINAVNPQDIQAMEVLKDGAAAAIYGSVAANGVIIVTTKNGKKGETKIDFSAYVSMTNVAKKLDLLNAEQYKKVHTQMYENWNAHVMNHKSQYDPKGNGAWEKQILELEPYMTKNTGIDTDWQDAMMRTGLSQNYMFSVRGGSENAQYSVSYNHADDKGIFLGNDYRQDNARLKLHMSKYIFDIDANMAFKFTDSKQPEYQLKEMYMISPLVPIYNENEEYGFGLTNFDNLPNNRNVMADQHYEKSTDKKYHTTANVALTANFTKWLSFKTSYAYRGEHQRQTYHTPAYISDVKAKRDYPYHSETTAYWEEHVWENVLSFNKAFGKHSVNAVAGTSTMARKYTWNSVGVEGKSTTYKVEDGQLVIGEQPGGFLDPGFSTIGAGAGGTYDGDGTKWDYRRVSFFGRINYNYNDRYLIQATVRSDGSSKFGADNRWGFFPSIAVGWRISEEEFFPKGIALNNLKLRASWGRLGNENALGYYDFLALISTYNTKYQGYVKGNGDNAWAGSIARGLENRSLKWETTDTKNIGLDFGFFNNKLTGAMNYYYNQTEELLITKALPPSAGLNNPILNVGKIRNSGVEVEINWADSKGGFDYNIGMNFSTTKNKVVELADKGQVLYGEGLKYGTEHFPTQTRVGKPIGAFYLYKTNGLFQNNEEARQYVNADGDEYQPFADAGDIRFVDVNGDGSIDDDDKVYCGSGIPTLEVNLNFSAGYKGFDLSVVLGSAWGHKIYNGNKYFYEGMNSGSNFLTSSLNAWTPQNTNTNIPRAIFNDPNGNLKESDRFIEKGDFVRLRQLQLGYTLPKKMMQKVFIERLRFYVSGENLFTITGYDGIDPEFSRVSVLNTGIDKLIYPFTRSFTLGAQLTF